A window of the Zeugodacus cucurbitae isolate PBARC_wt_2022May chromosome 2, idZeuCucr1.2, whole genome shotgun sequence genome harbors these coding sequences:
- the LOC105220010 gene encoding uncharacterized protein LOC105220010, with protein sequence MHGFVKKMLTIAALMLLSVLATQASPRYYKVGKYGRYNLDPMLASASDVLPMVQSNNFDMVMADDKFPMESIQYQNFAGFHEPQMAPESDFNMDESQFLPKNTPLRAPQAVSKQEREIRQRIEVADPKLEKRKMLKLKKGASVPRGAEAYPWDQFDYDLYSVNPANQKNY encoded by the exons ATGCACGGTTTTGTGAAGAAAAtg TTAACCATCGCCGCGCTAATGCTACTCTCAGTGCTCGCGACCCAAGCCAGTCCACGTTACTACAAAGTTGGCAAATACGGCCGTTACAATTTGGACCCAATGCTCGCCTCCGCATCGGATGTGCTGCCGATGGTACAGAGCAACAACTTCGACATGGTGATGGCTGACGACAAATTCCCCATGGAATCCATACAGTATCAGAATTTCGCCGGTTTCCATGAACCACAAATGGCGCCAGAGTCCGATTTCAATATGGACGAATCACAGTTCCTGCCAAAGAACACACCGCTCCGCGCACCGCAAGCTGTGTCAAAGCAGGAACGCGAAATACGTCAGCGCATCGAAGTAGCCGATCCCAAGTTGGAGAAAAGGAAGATGCTGAAGTTGAAGAAAGGCGCCTCTGTGCCACGCGGCGCTGAGGCCTATCCATGGGATCAGTTCGATTACGATTTGTATAGCGTGAATCCGGCCAATCAAAAGAACTACTAA
- the LOC105220736 gene encoding uncharacterized protein LOC105220736 yields the protein MEFALFMAFYAFLTLSHTASITADSNTDTVAAVTDAHHNSSENGYGYEQPEIEFNYPNDESNTHTNYEAFESYNYLDHQSADSKLKPVTDVPMRLLLKQPKANTGKFCKHEQDLRTIVEEREQRRPTPRRLVPYTEVVTYGL from the exons atggAATTCGCATTATTTATG GCCTTCTACGCCTTTCTCACTCTATCACACACAGCAAGCATAACAGCAGACTCCAACACAGATACAGTAGCAGCAGTTACAGATGCCCATCACAACTCATCCGAAAACGGTTATGGTTATGAGCAACCcgaaattgaattcaattatccAAATGACGAAagcaacacacacacgaacTACGAAGCATTTGAGTCGTATAATTACTTGGATCATCAATCAGCAGATTCTAAACTAAAGCCAGTCACCGATGTTCCTATGCGCTTGCTATTAAAACAACCTAAGGCAAACACCGGCAAGTTTTGTAAACACGAACAGGATCTACGTACGATTGTGGAGGAACGCGAACAACGACGACCAACACCACGTCGGTTAGTGCCCTACACCGAGGTGGTAACGTACGGATTGTAG